Proteins encoded together in one Campylobacter concisus window:
- a CDS encoding ankyrin repeat domain-containing protein, whose translation MKKVVFFLFFSVCFFINLHALECSDLAKKESFKTTPNDLAYANEGLFYCDGSLLNLKEVKELFEASVAVRSESQSCVGDRVYKENLNKLRWLLLKASFAPEFYAKELAEPKIAEGEKDARMEYLRYWANESLFNFLKYKKIIEAYKNAQTPLVKFYESLGLDTPSAAYYATSVVNEFLTFGVGKSVNKAKILTPEQNMMAQRINSDELANLLYSKNFSTAELTNLLNIALLNEKSSDMIKEIIRRGADVNLGDETPLFFALKNIENVKILLANKADVNHKNFFGKSVLFYAVQFSDKPLCELLLKNGANANESYIDENTKMNMINLGMTQVEDTCGLEHTNRSVFMHAAAHATPEILKLLMDNGADINATDDAGFNALDYAMKEQNEKTIKFLENLGLKPNFN comes from the coding sequence ATGAAAAAAGTAGTTTTTTTTCTCTTTTTTAGCGTTTGTTTTTTTATAAATTTACACGCTTTAGAGTGCAGTGATCTTGCTAAAAAAGAGAGCTTTAAAACTACTCCAAACGATCTTGCTTATGCGAATGAGGGGCTATTTTACTGTGATGGTTCGCTTTTAAATTTAAAAGAGGTGAAAGAGCTTTTTGAGGCGAGTGTGGCTGTGAGAAGTGAGTCTCAAAGTTGCGTTGGTGATAGAGTTTATAAAGAAAATTTAAACAAGCTTAGATGGCTTTTACTAAAAGCGTCATTCGCACCTGAATTTTACGCAAAAGAGCTTGCAGAGCCAAAGATTGCTGAGGGTGAAAAAGACGCTAGAATGGAGTATCTTAGATACTGGGCAAACGAGAGCTTATTTAATTTTTTAAAATATAAAAAAATTATCGAAGCTTACAAAAACGCTCAAACTCCGCTTGTAAAATTTTATGAAAGCCTGGGACTTGATACACCAAGTGCCGCTTACTACGCAACTAGCGTGGTAAATGAGTTTTTGACTTTTGGTGTCGGTAAAAGTGTAAATAAGGCTAAAATTTTAACACCTGAGCAAAATATGATGGCTCAAAGGATAAATTCCGATGAGCTGGCAAATTTGCTCTACTCGAAAAATTTTAGTACCGCTGAGCTTACAAATTTGCTTAATATCGCACTTTTAAACGAAAAAAGTAGTGACATGATAAAAGAGATCATAAGGCGCGGGGCCGATGTGAATTTGGGCGATGAGACGCCGCTATTTTTTGCTTTAAAAAATATAGAAAATGTAAAAATTTTACTTGCAAATAAAGCCGATGTAAATCACAAAAATTTCTTTGGAAAAAGTGTGCTTTTTTACGCTGTGCAGTTTAGTGATAAACCACTTTGCGAGCTTTTGCTAAAAAATGGCGCCAATGCCAACGAGAGCTACATAGATGAAAATACCAAGATGAATATGATAAATTTGGGTATGACGCAGGTTGAAGATACATGTGGATTAGAACACACAAATAGAAGCGTTTTTATGCATGCAGCAGCTCATGCAACACCAGAAATTTTAAAGCTTTTGATGGATAATGGTGCTGATATTAACGCCACTGATGATGCTGGATTTAACGCACTTGACTATGCTATGAAAGAACAAAACGAAAAGACGATCAAATTTTTAGAAAATTTGGGTTTAAAGCCAAATTTCAATTAG
- a CDS encoding SDR family NAD(P)-dependent oxidoreductase: MKKTAFVTGATSGFGEAIARRLSKEGYKIVALARREDRLKKLASELGDTHIIVADIRDKEAVFKAVESLPDKFKDIEVLVNNAGMALGLEKTIDAKVEDFEAMIDTNVKGLIYSTKAVLPLLYKQEKGYIFNIGSTAGSWPYPGSNVYGATKAFVKQFSLNLRNDLVGTNIRVTNIEPGLCKTEFSEVRFRGDKAKADSLYENTNFITSEDIATILVNCLNMPGSVNINRVEVMANTQTWAGLAIEKF, from the coding sequence ATGAAAAAGACAGCTTTTGTAACTGGTGCAACATCTGGATTTGGCGAGGCGATCGCCAGAAGACTCTCAAAAGAGGGCTACAAGATAGTCGCTCTTGCAAGGCGAGAAGATAGGCTAAAAAAGCTTGCAAGCGAGCTTGGCGATACACATATCATAGTAGCTGATATACGCGACAAAGAAGCTGTTTTTAAAGCGGTTGAGAGCTTGCCTGATAAATTTAAGGATATCGAAGTGCTTGTAAATAACGCTGGTATGGCACTTGGGCTTGAAAAGACGATAGATGCGAAGGTGGAGGACTTTGAGGCGATGATAGACACCAATGTCAAGGGTCTTATCTACTCAACAAAGGCGGTTTTGCCACTACTTTACAAGCAAGAAAAGGGCTATATCTTTAATATTGGCTCGACAGCTGGCTCATGGCCATATCCTGGAAGCAACGTTTACGGCGCTACAAAGGCCTTTGTAAAGCAGTTTAGTTTAAATTTAAGAAACGATCTAGTCGGTACAAATATCAGGGTGACAAACATCGAGCCAGGGCTTTGCAAGACTGAATTTAGCGAGGTTAGATTTAGGGGAGATAAGGCAAAGGCAGATAGCCTTTATGAAAATACAAATTTCATCACATCTGAGGATATCGCGACGATTTTGGTAAATTGTCTAAATATGCCTGGAAGTGTTAATATAAATAGAGTCGAAGTCATGGCAAATACGCAGACTTGGGCTGGACTTGCGATAGAAAAATTTTAA
- a CDS encoding Na+/H+ antiporter NhaC family protein, protein MRQILLLLFFSVALFGVDPEVAKRNAEIYGVFTLIPPVVAIALAFITKDVILSLFIGVFSGTFLINIINENIFMGIVKGFTGIVSRVVESMADKTDSGILLQVLCIGGVVALITKMGGTKAVALWLSKKAKSGISAQISTWLMGIFVFFDDYANALIVGPIMRPISDKFKISREKLAFIIDATAAPIAGIAIISTWVGLEVSLIEKGYELVGETGINAYSIFIETIPYRFYNLFILFFIVCTALMQREYGPMLLAERRARRGELHSGKTQIQDLEDKTLEPKEGVKLSAANAVVPLLVLVIGAFTSFYFSGLAALEGDALKNALANPLSFSTFKDTFGAADSATSLFQAALLASIVAITMGVWRKIFDVKEAISTWVKGWKTMIITVVILLLAWSLSAVIKELGTSRYLVDLLSSSTPKFILPVAVFILGSFISFSTGTSYGTMGILMPLAIPLAYAVGKNYGLEGDAMHAYMIVNISGVLTGAIFGDHCSPISDTTILSSMGAGCNHIDHVSTQMVYALSVCAVCVLVGYLPVALGLSVWIALPCGFLAIWALVRFVGKKVEA, encoded by the coding sequence GTGAGACAAATTTTATTATTACTTTTTTTTAGCGTTGCACTTTTTGGTGTCGATCCAGAAGTGGCAAAGAGAAACGCTGAAATTTATGGCGTATTTACGCTTATACCGCCTGTTGTGGCAATAGCACTTGCTTTTATCACAAAAGACGTCATCTTGTCGCTATTTATAGGTGTTTTTAGCGGAACATTTCTCATAAATATCATCAATGAAAACATCTTTATGGGTATCGTAAAAGGCTTTACAGGTATCGTTTCAAGGGTCGTTGAATCAATGGCTGATAAGACTGACTCAGGAATTTTACTTCAAGTGCTTTGTATCGGTGGTGTGGTCGCACTTATCACAAAAATGGGTGGTACAAAAGCGGTTGCTCTTTGGCTTAGCAAAAAGGCAAAAAGCGGCATTTCAGCTCAAATTTCAACGTGGCTGATGGGAATTTTTGTATTTTTTGATGACTATGCAAATGCTCTAATAGTAGGTCCAATCATGAGACCAATAAGTGATAAATTTAAAATAAGTCGTGAAAAACTAGCTTTTATCATCGATGCTACTGCAGCACCGATCGCTGGTATTGCTATCATCTCGACATGGGTTGGCCTTGAGGTTTCACTCATTGAAAAGGGCTATGAGCTAGTTGGAGAGACTGGTATTAACGCTTATTCTATATTTATCGAGACAATTCCATATAGATTTTACAATCTCTTCATCTTATTTTTTATAGTCTGTACAGCCTTGATGCAACGTGAATACGGACCAATGCTATTAGCTGAAAGACGTGCTAGAAGAGGCGAGCTTCACTCAGGTAAAACTCAAATCCAAGATCTTGAAGATAAAACACTTGAGCCAAAAGAGGGCGTAAAATTAAGTGCTGCAAATGCTGTTGTACCACTTCTTGTGCTGGTCATTGGCGCATTTACTAGTTTTTACTTTAGTGGCCTTGCTGCACTTGAGGGCGATGCTCTTAAAAATGCACTTGCTAATCCACTTTCATTTTCTACTTTTAAAGATACTTTTGGCGCAGCAGACTCGGCTACATCGCTATTTCAAGCAGCACTACTTGCTAGTATCGTAGCTATAACAATGGGTGTTTGGCGTAAAATTTTTGACGTAAAAGAGGCTATCAGCACATGGGTAAAAGGCTGGAAAACTATGATAATTACAGTTGTAATCTTGCTTCTTGCTTGGAGCCTTAGCGCGGTTATAAAAGAGCTTGGCACATCAAGATATTTGGTTGATCTATTAAGCTCTTCAACACCTAAATTTATATTGCCAGTTGCTGTTTTTATCCTTGGTTCGTTTATTAGCTTTTCAACTGGAACGAGCTATGGCACGATGGGAATTTTAATGCCCCTAGCTATCCCACTAGCTTATGCGGTCGGCAAAAACTACGGCCTAGAGGGTGATGCGATGCATGCATATATGATCGTAAATATCTCAGGCGTACTTACAGGTGCGATCTTTGGCGATCACTGCTCACCGATATCGGATACTACGATCCTTTCATCAATGGGCGCAGGATGTAATCATATCGATCACGTATCGACTCAAATGGTCTATGCGCTTAGCGTTTGTGCGGTTTGTGTGCTAGTTGGTTACTTGCCGGTTGCACTTGGTCTTAGCGTTTGGATCGCGCTTCCTTGCGGATTTTTAGCGATTTGGGCACTAGTTAGATTTGTTGGAAAGAAAGTAGAAGCATAA
- the trmA gene encoding tRNA (uridine(54)-C5)-methyltransferase TrmA, which translates to MDCNYLKECGSCTLFTPYDEQILFKTDLIKQNFSEFYDGEFDVFSSTPKHYRTRAEFGIWHEDTKLCYTMHASEKGKKVFIDDCPKVCEQISELMPSLLYNLQESEILRAKLFGVEFISCKSGILITLLYHKRLDGEFETAMKILASKLDVTMLARSRWQKLLSGELNLIDELNIGEQIYKFSLSENAFIQPNRAVNEKMIAWAKECVQGGADLLELYCGHGNFTIPLSFKFKNVLATEISKSSIANALKNCELNKAKNIKFLRMDADELMSAFAGVREFNRLKEINLSDFNFSHVLVDPPRAGLSESVVNFIKNFKNIIYISCNPETLKENLKELCKSHKVIKFAIFDQFANTHHIECGVLLREKE; encoded by the coding sequence TTGGATTGCAATTATCTAAAAGAGTGCGGCTCTTGCACTCTTTTTACTCCTTATGATGAGCAAATTTTATTTAAAACTGATCTTATAAAACAAAATTTTTCAGAGTTTTATGATGGCGAGTTTGATGTTTTTAGCTCAACACCAAAACACTACCGCACAAGAGCTGAGTTTGGTATCTGGCACGAAGACACAAAGCTTTGCTATACGATGCATGCAAGCGAAAAGGGCAAAAAGGTCTTTATAGATGATTGTCCAAAGGTTTGCGAGCAAATTTCAGAGCTTATGCCAAGCTTACTTTATAACTTGCAAGAGAGTGAAATACTGCGCGCAAAGCTTTTTGGAGTGGAATTTATCTCTTGTAAAAGCGGTATCTTGATCACACTTCTTTATCATAAAAGGCTTGATGGCGAGTTTGAAACAGCTATGAAAATTCTAGCCAGTAAGCTTGATGTCACCATGCTTGCCAGATCTCGCTGGCAAAAGCTGCTAAGTGGTGAGCTAAATTTGATCGATGAGCTAAATATTGGAGAGCAAATTTATAAATTTAGCCTAAGTGAGAATGCCTTTATCCAGCCAAATAGAGCCGTAAATGAAAAGATGATAGCTTGGGCAAAAGAGTGTGTGCAAGGCGGTGCTGACCTCCTTGAGCTCTACTGCGGACATGGAAATTTTACTATTCCGCTTTCATTTAAATTTAAAAACGTTCTTGCCACTGAAATTTCAAAAAGCTCGATCGCAAATGCCCTTAAAAACTGCGAGCTAAATAAGGCTAAAAACATCAAATTTTTACGAATGGATGCTGATGAGCTTATGAGCGCATTTGCTGGCGTTAGGGAGTTTAACAGGCTGAAAGAGATAAATTTAAGCGACTTTAATTTCTCGCATGTCCTTGTTGATCCGCCCCGTGCAGGACTAAGCGAAAGTGTCGTAAATTTCATCAAAAATTTTAAAAACATCATTTATATCTCGTGCAATCCAGAGACTCTAAAAGAAAATTTAAAAGAGCTTTGTAAAAGCCATAAAGTGATAAAATTTGCCATTTTTGATCAGTTTGCAAACACTCATCACATTGAGTGTGGCGTGTTACTAAGGGAAAAAGAATAA
- the ilvA gene encoding threonine ammonia-lyase gives MVSLNKIIQAKITIGHFVTKTPFALSAKLSKILGASVYLKEENLQRTGAYKIRGAYNKIASLSDEERKLGVVAASAGNHAQGVAISAKEFGVHACIVMPESTPLLKVAGTKDLGAEVILKGDNFDEAYEFAVNYAKEKDMTFVHPFNDEYVMAGQGTVGLEMLDEISDLDMVIVPVGGGGLASGVASCIKQVNPKTKVVCVGAKGAPAMFNSYGAKKSINSKSVRTIADGIAVRDASEITLKNIVECVDEFVQVDDEEIATAILFLLETQKIVVEGAGAAGVAALMHDKIKFKKGAKIGVVLSGGNIDVQVLSIIIEKGLIKSHRKMTLQITLVDKPGALMSLTDSLKSANANIVKIDYDRFSTKLDYGDASITITLETKGLEHQEKIKEVLEKSGFLFSQLF, from the coding sequence ATGGTTTCACTAAATAAAATCATCCAAGCAAAGATCACGATCGGTCATTTCGTGACTAAGACCCCATTTGCGCTAAGTGCAAAGCTTAGTAAAATTTTAGGTGCAAGTGTTTACCTGAAAGAAGAAAATTTACAAAGAACTGGTGCATATAAGATAAGAGGCGCATACAATAAAATAGCTAGCCTAAGTGATGAGGAGCGAAAGCTTGGTGTAGTAGCTGCAAGCGCTGGTAACCATGCTCAAGGTGTAGCAATAAGTGCAAAGGAATTTGGCGTGCATGCTTGCATCGTCATGCCAGAATCAACCCCGCTTCTAAAGGTAGCTGGCACAAAGGATCTTGGCGCTGAAGTGATCTTAAAAGGTGATAACTTTGATGAGGCGTATGAATTTGCAGTAAATTACGCCAAAGAAAAAGATATGACCTTTGTTCATCCATTTAACGATGAGTATGTTATGGCAGGGCAGGGCACTGTGGGTCTTGAGATGCTTGATGAGATAAGCGACCTTGATATGGTTATCGTGCCAGTTGGTGGTGGTGGCTTAGCTAGCGGCGTGGCAAGCTGTATAAAGCAAGTCAATCCAAAAACTAAAGTCGTTTGCGTCGGCGCAAAGGGCGCTCCAGCGATGTTTAATAGCTACGGTGCTAAAAAGAGCATAAACTCAAAGTCAGTTCGCACCATAGCTGATGGCATCGCTGTGCGTGATGCGAGTGAGATAACGCTTAAAAATATCGTTGAGTGCGTGGATGAGTTTGTGCAGGTAGATGATGAGGAGATCGCAACTGCGATTTTGTTCTTGCTAGAGACGCAAAAGATCGTGGTTGAAGGAGCTGGCGCAGCTGGCGTGGCAGCACTTATGCATGATAAGATCAAATTTAAAAAAGGTGCAAAGATAGGCGTGGTGCTAAGTGGCGGAAATATCGATGTTCAGGTGCTTTCTATCATCATCGAAAAGGGTCTTATCAAATCTCACCGCAAGATGACCTTGCAAATCACACTTGTAGATAAGCCAGGAGCGCTCATGAGCCTAACTGATAGCCTAAAATCAGCAAATGCAAACATCGTCAAGATCGACTACGACCGCTTCTCTACTAAGCTTGACTACGGCGATGCAAGCATCACTATCACGCTTGAGACAAAGGGTCTTGAGCATCAAGAAAAGATCAAAGAAGTGCTTGAAAAAAGTGGTTTTTTATTTTCTCAATTGTTTTAA
- a CDS encoding DUF4230 domain-containing protein, translating into MSEYANLILAILLAVLAFAFYRSNKALKKAKDDSENLSVSTEISQLKSIGELSVFQVYSKEIVTKTDHAFGNFGKEYLRWLISEKKLSMIFEFEINFIYDLTSPKLEITQIANSSYKIKMPPCKYKFSIADMKFYDEKNGKFIPFLLPDSLNGFFGSTFTEEDKNRLIEEARNEVKKMSVRLISQLQSKIHKSARDTLEAIAKSFGANKVEFVFDDSDEQINEQLNLENIA; encoded by the coding sequence ATGAGCGAATATGCAAATTTGATATTAGCTATCTTACTAGCTGTTTTGGCATTTGCATTTTATAGGTCAAATAAGGCGTTAAAAAAGGCAAAAGATGATAGTGAAAATCTCTCAGTCAGCACCGAAATTTCGCAGCTAAAAAGCATCGGCGAGCTATCTGTTTTTCAAGTATATAGCAAAGAGATCGTTACAAAGACAGATCATGCGTTTGGAAATTTTGGCAAAGAGTATCTAAGATGGCTTATAAGCGAGAAGAAGCTTTCGATGATATTTGAGTTTGAGATAAATTTCATATACGATCTAACTAGCCCAAAGCTCGAGATCACGCAGATCGCAAACTCTAGCTATAAGATAAAAATGCCTCCATGTAAGTATAAATTTTCAATCGCAGATATGAAATTTTACGACGAAAAAAATGGCAAATTTATACCATTTTTGCTGCCTGACTCGCTAAATGGCTTTTTTGGTAGCACTTTTACAGAAGAAGATAAAAATAGACTAATCGAAGAGGCAAGAAATGAAGTCAAAAAGATGAGCGTTCGCCTTATCTCGCAGCTTCAAAGTAAAATCCACAAATCAGCTCGCGACACGCTTGAAGCGATAGCTAAGAGCTTTGGTGCAAACAAGGTCGAGTTTGTCTTTGACGATAGTGACGAGCAGATCAACGAGCAATTAAATTTAGAAAATATCGCATAA
- a CDS encoding Dyp-type peroxidase: MSVNSQEVTQAPGNNTVFQTWVLKGDKKACKEGFAKLCALVVNLNKTAKVRFGANENVNCVLGVGHDAWKKLEISKELPKELVNFKAIKGDKHEAVSTKGDIHIHIRALNAADCFDMAQNIKEVLFKFAELTDETQGFKYHDGRAIIGFVDGTENPDGEDRDLFAKVGKEDAKFKGGSYVFVQKYFHKMKEWNATSVSEQEKVIGRSKEYDIEMDESVKPTNSHSAAANVGDDKKVVRGNMPFTEGSKSGTYFIAYASTFSTVEAMLKKMFIGEPKGNSDRLLDFSTPVTGALYFAPTLDMLGDYEG; encoded by the coding sequence ATGAGTGTAAATTCACAAGAGGTCACACAAGCACCAGGCAACAACACAGTCTTTCAAACATGGGTTTTAAAAGGCGACAAAAAAGCATGTAAAGAGGGCTTTGCTAAGCTTTGTGCTTTGGTTGTAAATTTAAACAAGACTGCTAAAGTTAGATTTGGCGCAAACGAAAATGTAAATTGCGTCCTTGGCGTGGGTCATGATGCTTGGAAAAAGCTTGAAATTTCAAAAGAATTACCAAAAGAGCTTGTAAATTTTAAAGCGATCAAAGGCGATAAACATGAAGCTGTTAGCACAAAGGGCGATATCCACATCCACATCCGCGCGCTAAATGCGGCTGACTGCTTTGATATGGCGCAAAATATCAAAGAAGTTTTGTTTAAATTTGCAGAGCTTACAGATGAGACTCAAGGCTTTAAGTACCACGACGGCAGGGCGATCATCGGCTTTGTAGATGGCACTGAAAACCCTGATGGCGAAGATAGAGATCTTTTTGCAAAAGTCGGCAAAGAAGACGCTAAATTTAAAGGCGGTAGCTACGTTTTTGTTCAAAAATACTTCCACAAAATGAAAGAATGGAACGCCACAAGCGTAAGCGAGCAAGAAAAGGTTATAGGCCGCTCAAAAGAGTATGACATCGAGATGGACGAGAGCGTAAAACCTACAAATTCACACTCAGCTGCTGCAAATGTCGGCGACGATAAAAAGGTCGTGCGCGGCAATATGCCATTTACTGAAGGCAGCAAGAGTGGCACCTACTTTATCGCCTATGCGAGCACGTTTTCGACCGTTGAGGCGATGCTTAAAAAGATGTTTATCGGCGAGCCAAAAGGCAACTCAGATAGGCTGCTTGACTTTAGTACGCCAGTAACTGGGGCTTTATATTTTGCTCCTACGCTTGATATGCTTGGTGACTACGAGGGATAA
- a CDS encoding EamA family transporter: MKMPEWFIYAALSAVFAALTAIFAKLGVKDIDSDFATFIRTIVVILMLILLLSVAKKWQPLSSLSPKNWLFLILSGMATGLSWLMYFKAMQAGKVYQVALVDKFSVVLAIILAVIFLGERLNLKEILAVCLIVSGVFLLIFK, encoded by the coding sequence ATAAAGATGCCAGAGTGGTTTATCTACGCAGCTCTTTCGGCTGTTTTTGCTGCACTTACAGCGATCTTTGCAAAGCTAGGCGTAAAGGACATTGACAGCGATTTTGCGACATTTATAAGAACGATCGTCGTCATTTTGATGCTTATTTTGCTTTTAAGCGTGGCTAAAAAATGGCAACCGCTAAGCTCGCTAAGTCCCAAAAACTGGCTCTTTCTCATACTAAGTGGCATGGCGACTGGGCTTTCGTGGCTCATGTATTTTAAGGCAATGCAAGCAGGCAAGGTCTATCAAGTGGCACTGGTTGATAAATTTAGCGTTGTGCTGGCTATCATTTTGGCTGTTATATTTCTTGGTGAGAGGCTAAATTTAAAAGAAATTTTAGCCGTTTGCCTTATCGTATCTGGCGTGTTTTTACTCATTTTTAAATAA
- a CDS encoding cytochrome c — translation MKKIILSAIVACAAFGAGMNYTDVVKDVYADANSAKSIGRLLPTNAVEILQTSGDRAQIKVKGYQNPAVSNVVYFADGARIISVAFAKTAPFDIKVIKEGKNGKWNEVETTVFVQKDGFSTDVNAMFAKADKMYKESCGVCHALPQTTHFNANQWPSLLKSMIGRTAIEKKDEWLVIEYLQKHSSDVNLGK, via the coding sequence ATGAAAAAAATTATTCTATCAGCCATCGTAGCTTGTGCTGCATTTGGTGCAGGCATGAACTACACAGATGTCGTAAAGGACGTATATGCTGACGCAAACTCAGCTAAGAGCATAGGCAGACTGCTACCAACCAACGCAGTTGAAATTTTACAAACAAGCGGCGATAGAGCGCAGATCAAAGTAAAAGGCTATCAAAACCCAGCCGTTAGCAACGTAGTTTATTTTGCTGATGGCGCGAGGATCATCTCAGTAGCATTTGCAAAAACTGCACCTTTTGATATAAAAGTGATAAAAGAGGGCAAAAACGGCAAATGGAACGAGGTAGAAACGACAGTTTTTGTTCAAAAAGATGGCTTTAGCACTGACGTAAATGCGATGTTTGCAAAAGCTGATAAGATGTATAAAGAGAGCTGTGGCGTTTGCCATGCGTTGCCTCAAACTACGCACTTTAACGCAAATCAATGGCCGTCACTTCTAAAATCAATGATCGGCAGAACCGCAATAGAGAAAAAAGACGAGTGGCTAGTTATCGAATATCTACAAAAACACTCATCTGACGTAAATTTAGGCAAATAA